TTTGGTGACCAAAGTGTACACCAGCTTCGAGGAGTTGTTTCATTGAAATAACTGACATGGATATGTCTCCTTTTAAAATAGTTTTTCCTCTTTTATCTGTCTTCCGCAGCCGCAATACTTGCGTACACTACGACCTTGTCAAGATAAAATGTGAAATGGTTGCCTTTTTTAATTATGATTTCGCACACATAGCAACTTTCTCATTATACACTGTTTTCTTCGTTTTTGCAAGTTTTTTTGATGTTTCCGTCAGTAATTTCTCTGAGAGAAAATGCTGACGGATTTGCTGGATGAGTTTCGTCAGTAATTTTTCTAAGAAAAAAATGAATATTTTCGCTGAAAACGCTTTTTTATGATAAAATAATAATATAAGTATTTTTAAATTAAAAAAAGGAGAGAATAAAATGAAAGAAAAAATCTTGTTGGGTGGCTACACTAAACGCAAATCTAAAGGAGTTTACAGCGTTCTTTTAGATTCTAAAAATAAAGAATTAACAACTTTGAGCGAGGTGGCGGCGGTACAAAATCCGACCTACATCGCCGTTGATAAAGCAGGACATCTCTACACCTGTGCCGCTGATGGCAATGGTGGTGGAGTGGCAGCTTTTGCTTTCAATGGTGAGACGGCAACTCCTCTTGGAAATGTAACAAGCACTGGCGCGCCACTTTGCTATGTTGCTGTCGATGAAGCACGCCAATTAGTTTATGGTGCGAATTACCATCTTGGTGAAGTCCGTGTCTACAAGATTCAAACTGATGGTTCACTCAAATTGACCGATACAGTCAAACATGAAGGTTCTGGTCCCCGACCTGAGCAAAGTAGCGCTCATGTTCATTATGCTGATTTGACTCCCGACGGTCGATTAGTAACTTGCGATTTGGGAAGTGACGAAGTGACCGTTTATGATGTCCTGGGTGACGGAAAACTTAATATTGCTGCGATTTACCGCGCTGAAAAAGGCATGGGCGCTCGCCATCTGACTTTCCACCCTAATGAAAAAGTGGCTTATCTCGTTGGCGAACTTAATTCAACCATCGAAGTCTTGAGCTATAACAGCGAAAAAGGTCGTTTTGCCCGCATCCAAACGATTTCAACTCTTCCTAGTGACTATACCGAATTTAATGGTGTCGCTGCTATCCGTCTTTCTGATGACGGAAAATTCCTCTATACTTCCAATCGTGGACATGATTCTTTGGTGACTTACAAAGTAAGCCCACTCGGAACAAAACTTGAGTTGGTTGGTTGGGTAGCTACCGAAGGCAACATTCCTCGCGATTTCAATTTTAATAAAAGTGAAGATTTTGTGATCGTCGCTCATCAAAATTCTGACAATCTGACCCTCTTTTCTCGTGATAAATCAACAGGTCAACTCACTTTGGAACAAAAAGACGTTTATGCCCCTGAAATAACTTGCGTTTTGCCTTACTAAATTACTGACGGATTTTTCGTCAGCATTTTGGGAAATGAAAACTAATTTTATTGTCAAATAAAATTTATTTGACAATATTTTTTTGCTCAAAGCATTGGTATAGACACTGTCCTGAACAGCCGTATTCTTTAGATTGTAAAATCACTCACAATATCACTTGACATTCCGAAAAATGTTTGTTAAACTATTCACGTACTATTAAGTGAATGTTATCACAAAGGAGAAAAATATAAACATGGCAACTAAAAAAGCTGCTCCAGCCGCTAAAAAACCTTTAACCGCTGAAGAAAAAGCCGCAAAATTCCAAGAAGCTGTCGCTTATACTGATAATTTGGTCAAGAAAGCGCACGATGCTGTTCTTAAGTTTGAAGGTTACACTCAAGCGCAAGTTGATACAATTGTTGCCGCTATGGCACTTGCCGCAAGTAAACACTCACTTGAACTCGCTCACGAAGCAGTTAACGAAACAGGTCGTGGCGTTGTTGAAGATAAAGATACAAAAAACCATTTCGCCTCAGAATCTGTTTATAACGCCATCAAAAACGATAAAACTGTTGGCGTGATTGCTGAAAATAAAGTCGCTGGCTCTGTTGAAATCGCAAGCCCACTCGGTGTTCTTGCTGGTATTGTGCCAACAACAAACCCAACTTCTACAGCAATTTTCAAATCACTCTTGACAGCAAAAACACGCAATGCGATTGTCTTTGCTTTCCACCCACAAGCGCAAAAATGTTCTTCACACGCAGCTAAAATCGTGTATGATGCAGCCGTTGAAGCTGGCGCACCTGAAAACTTTATCCAATGGATTGAAGCACCAAGTCTTGATATGACGACTGCGTTGATTCAAAATCACGGAATTGCAACAATCCTCGCAACAGGTGGACCTGGTATGGTCAATGCTGCCCTCAAATCTGGTAACCCTTCACTCGGTGTTGGTGCCGGTAATGGTGCAGTTTACGTTGATGCTACTGCAAACATTGAACGTGCCGTTGAAGATTTATTGCTTTCAAAACGTTTTGATAACGGAATGATTTGCGCTACTGAAAATTCAGCTGTTATCGACGCTTCTATCTATGATGAATTTGTTGCTAAAATGCAAGCGCAAGGTGCTTACATGGTGCCTAAAGAAGACTATAAAGCCATCGAAAGCTTTGTATTCGTGGAACGCGCTGGCGAAGGCTTTGGTGTTACAGGGCCTGTAGCTGGTCGCTCTGGTCAATGGATTGCTGAGCAAGCTGGCGTAAACGTCCCTAAAGACAAAGATGTTCTCTTGTTTGAACTTGACAAGAAAAACATTGGCGAAGCGCTCTCTTCTGAAAAACTTTCTCCATTGCTTTCAATCTACAAATCAGAAACACGTGAAGAAGGAATCGAAATCGTCCGCGCCCTCCTTGCTTATCAAGGAGCTGGTCACAATGCCGCAATCCAAATCGGTGCAATGGATGATCCATTCGTTAAAGAATACGGTGAAAAAGTCGAAGCTTCTCGTATCCTCGTCAACCAACCTGACTCAATCGGTGGTGTCGGCGATATCTATACAGATGCAATGCGTCCATCACTTACACTTGGAACTGGTTCATGGGGGAAAAATTCACTTTCACACAATTTGAGTACATATGATCTTTTGAATGTTAAAACTGTGGCTAAACGTCGTAATCGCCCACAATGGGTTCGTTTGCCAAAAGAAATCTACTACGAAAAAAATGCAATCTCTTACTTGCAAGAATTGCCACACGTCCACAAAGCTTTCATCGTTGCTGACCCTGGTATGGTTAAGTTTGGCTTTGTTGACAAAGTTTTGGAACAACTTGCTGTTCGTCCAAAACAAGTCGAAACAAGCATCTATGGTTCTGTTCAACCTGACCCAACTTTGAGCGAAGCGATTGCGATTGCCCGTCAAATGAAACAATTTGAACCAGATACTGTCATCTGTCTTGGTGGTGGTTCTGCTCTTGACGCTGGTAAAATCGGTCGTTTGATTTATGAATATGATGCGCGTGGTGAAGCTGACCTTTCTGATGATGCTAGCCTCAAAGAACTCTTCCAAGAATTGGCTCAAAAATTCGTGGATATTCGTAAACGGATCATCAAATTCTACCACCCACATAAAGCACAAATGGTCGCTATCCCTACTACTTCTGGTACTGGTTCTGAAGTGACACCATTTGCCGTTATCACTGACGATGAAACTCACGTGAAATACCCACTTGCTGACTATCAATTGACACCACAAGTAGCGATTGTTGACCCTGAGTTCGTTATGACTGTGCCAAAACGTACCGTTTCTTGGTCTGGTATCGACGCTATGAGTCACGCGCTTGAATCTTACGTTTCTGTTATGGCTTCTGACTATACAAAACCAATCTCACTTCAAGCCATTAAATTGATTTTTGAAAACTTGACTGCGTCTTACCACTACGACCCAGCTCATCCAACTAAAGAAGGACAAAAAGCTCGCGAAAATATGCACAATGCTGCAACGCTTGCTGGTATGGCTTTCGCCAATGCCTTCCTTGGTATTAACCACTCACTTGCACACAAAATTGGTGGTGAATTTGGATTGCCTCACGGTCTTGCTATTGCCATTGCTATGCCACACGTTATCAACTTCAACGCTGTAACAGGAAACGTTAAACGGACACCTTACCCACGCTATGAAACTTACCGTGCGCAAGAAGACTACGCTGAAATCTCGCGCTTCATGGGATTTGCTGGTAAAAATGATTCTGACGAACAAGCTGTACAAGCTTTGGTTGCTGAACTCAAGAAATTGACTGATAGCATTGATATTAACATCACTCTTTCTGGAAATGGTGTTGATAAAGCCCATCTCGAACGTGAACTCGACAAACTTGCTGACTTGGTTTACGATGACCAATGTACTCCTGCTAACCCACGTCAACCACGTATTGATGAAATCAAACAACTCTTGCTTGATCAATATTAAGCGTTAAATGTCACTAAAATAAAAATGCTCTGATAAGTAATCAGAGCATTTTTTATTTTTCTAGATAATCCAAAGCGTCTTGAATGGTCTTGACGGGGATGATTTTCATCTTGGTATTGAGTTTTTGAGCGGCTGCTTTGGCCTCAAGGTAATTATTGGTGCTGTTTTTCTTGGTTCCTGAGTCAGGGACGAGGAAAACTTCAGCGCCTTCTTTACTGGCCGTAGCCACTTTCTTATCGACTCCACCGATTTGTCCGATTGTGCCATCTTCTTCGATTGTACCAGTACCTGCGATTTCGCGACCACTTCGCAAATCTTTACCTGTCAACTGACTGTAAATTTCCAAAGTGAACATCATGCCGGCAGAGGGGCCACCGATTGCACCTGCGTTAATCTCGACTTTTGGGTCTGTGACGACTTCAGTGTGATCAACTAAACTGATACCGATTCCTGTTTTGCCATTGGCGATTTTGATGTATTTCCCAGTAGATTTGTGCTTGCTGCCATCAATTCTGGTGTATTCAATTGTGACTGTATCGCCTACTTTTTGCTTGGAAACGTAGTCAATCATCTCAGCACTTGATTTGAAATTTTGACCATCGACTGCAGTAATGGTGTCTGCGAGTTGCAATTTGTTTTTAAAGGTTGAATTTTTAGAAATTTGCAAGACATAAACCCCTTTATAGCTGATTGTATAGGGTTTATTAGCTTGTTTAAAGGCTTGATAAATGGCTGTATTCTGCGCCGTTTGCATATAGTATTGGTTCACTAAATTAAACTGCTTATTGTTCAGACCGCCTGTCATCTGTTGCTCACTGTAAATCGTTGTAAAAGAGTTAAAGTGACTGTAAATCATGGTAGCCAGATTTGCGCGCGCAATTTGGACGGTTGTGAGGAAAAAGTCGCCTTTGTGTTCATCTTTTTTCCCTGCGACTTGCACCATTTTGCCTAGTGGTTCGGTCGTTCCAGGCATTTCTACATAATAGCTTGTGGGGTAAATCAAAGCAATGATGCTAATAAAAACAAGGGCAAGGGAGAGAAGCCATTTGAATTTACGGCTCTTTTTGTGCTTATTTTTTTTCATATAATTTCCTCAGTTCGTGAGCGACGTTTTCGGGTAGCCACTGGCTAACGTCTTGGCCAAAAGCGTGGAGTTCTCGCATTCGGGTTGAATTTATGGGTTCTAATGCGGGTTTTGCTAGGAAAAACACGGTCTCAATGCCGGTCATTTCCATGTTGAAATAGAACATATTTTTTTCGTATTCTAAGTCTTGCGCATTTCGCAACGAACGAACTAATGCTGTCACACCAAGCTTTTTGGCAATATTAACGGTCAAATCACGGTCGTGTTGAATGACTTTAATGGTACTTGCTTGTGGCAATGTGTTCACTGCTTCTTCAATCATTTTCAGTCGTTTGTCCGTCGAAAAAAGGGGATTTTTCTGATCATTTTTAAAAATACCAACGTAAAGCTGGTCAAAATGTTGGCTGGCGCGCTCAATAATGTCCAAATGACCATTGGTCAGCGGGTCAAAAGTCCCTGTGAAAAGTCCAATTTTTGCTGTCATTACTTTCTCCTTCTTGGAAATTTTGTTGGGCAATTTCGTCAGCATTTTTTCTGATAAAATTTTGCTAGGAAAATCCGTCAGCATTTTTTCTAACAGAATTTTTACTGACGAAATGCTGGGCTTAGCGCTGAGCTGATTTTTTTAAAATTCGTAAATTGAAATTTTGGAAATGCCGTAGATTTTTTGTTTCGTCAGCACTAAACTACCAATTTGTTCAGGAAGCTCAACGGATTTATCTGTCTCACAAACAACGGTAACGGCCTGCGTCAGCAAATTTTGCTCTTGCAAAAAAGTGAGATTTTGGACAATCTGCTCTTTGGCATAGGGAGGGTCGAGCAAAATCAAGTCAAATTGACCTGTCAAATGGCTCAGCGCACGTTCTGCTG
The DNA window shown above is from Lactococcus sp. S-13 and carries:
- a CDS encoding lactonase family protein, which encodes MKEKILLGGYTKRKSKGVYSVLLDSKNKELTTLSEVAAVQNPTYIAVDKAGHLYTCAADGNGGGVAAFAFNGETATPLGNVTSTGAPLCYVAVDEARQLVYGANYHLGEVRVYKIQTDGSLKLTDTVKHEGSGPRPEQSSAHVHYADLTPDGRLVTCDLGSDEVTVYDVLGDGKLNIAAIYRAEKGMGARHLTFHPNEKVAYLVGELNSTIEVLSYNSEKGRFARIQTISTLPSDYTEFNGVAAIRLSDDGKFLYTSNRGHDSLVTYKVSPLGTKLELVGWVATEGNIPRDFNFNKSEDFVIVAHQNSDNLTLFSRDKSTGQLTLEQKDVYAPEITCVLPY
- a CDS encoding SepM family pheromone-processing serine protease, producing the protein MKKNKHKKSRKFKWLLSLALVFISIIALIYPTSYYVEMPGTTEPLGKMVQVAGKKDEHKGDFFLTTVQIARANLATMIYSHFNSFTTIYSEQQMTGGLNNKQFNLVNQYYMQTAQNTAIYQAFKQANKPYTISYKGVYVLQISKNSTFKNKLQLADTITAVDGQNFKSSAEMIDYVSKQKVGDTVTIEYTRIDGSKHKSTGKYIKIANGKTGIGISLVDHTEVVTDPKVEINAGAIGGPSAGMMFTLEIYSQLTGKDLRSGREIAGTGTIEEDGTIGQIGGVDKKVATASKEGAEVFLVPDSGTKKNSTNNYLEAKAAAQKLNTKMKIIPVKTIQDALDYLEK
- the adhE gene encoding bifunctional acetaldehyde-CoA/alcohol dehydrogenase — protein: MATKKAAPAAKKPLTAEEKAAKFQEAVAYTDNLVKKAHDAVLKFEGYTQAQVDTIVAAMALAASKHSLELAHEAVNETGRGVVEDKDTKNHFASESVYNAIKNDKTVGVIAENKVAGSVEIASPLGVLAGIVPTTNPTSTAIFKSLLTAKTRNAIVFAFHPQAQKCSSHAAKIVYDAAVEAGAPENFIQWIEAPSLDMTTALIQNHGIATILATGGPGMVNAALKSGNPSLGVGAGNGAVYVDATANIERAVEDLLLSKRFDNGMICATENSAVIDASIYDEFVAKMQAQGAYMVPKEDYKAIESFVFVERAGEGFGVTGPVAGRSGQWIAEQAGVNVPKDKDVLLFELDKKNIGEALSSEKLSPLLSIYKSETREEGIEIVRALLAYQGAGHNAAIQIGAMDDPFVKEYGEKVEASRILVNQPDSIGGVGDIYTDAMRPSLTLGTGSWGKNSLSHNLSTYDLLNVKTVAKRRNRPQWVRLPKEIYYEKNAISYLQELPHVHKAFIVADPGMVKFGFVDKVLEQLAVRPKQVETSIYGSVQPDPTLSEAIAIARQMKQFEPDTVICLGGGSALDAGKIGRLIYEYDARGEADLSDDASLKELFQELAQKFVDIRKRIIKFYHPHKAQMVAIPTTSGTGSEVTPFAVITDDETHVKYPLADYQLTPQVAIVDPEFVMTVPKRTVSWSGIDAMSHALESYVSVMASDYTKPISLQAIKLIFENLTASYHYDPAHPTKEGQKARENMHNAATLAGMAFANAFLGINHSLAHKIGGEFGLPHGLAIAIAMPHVINFNAVTGNVKRTPYPRYETYRAQEDYAEISRFMGFAGKNDSDEQAVQALVAELKKLTDSIDINITLSGNGVDKAHLERELDKLADLVYDDQCTPANPRQPRIDEIKQLLLDQY
- the coaD gene encoding pantetheine-phosphate adenylyltransferase, which gives rise to MTAKIGLFTGTFDPLTNGHLDIIERASQHFDQLYVGIFKNDQKNPLFSTDKRLKMIEEAVNTLPQASTIKVIQHDRDLTVNIAKKLGVTALVRSLRNAQDLEYEKNMFYFNMEMTGIETVFFLAKPALEPINSTRMRELHAFGQDVSQWLPENVAHELRKLYEKK